The following nucleotide sequence is from Phacochoerus africanus isolate WHEZ1 chromosome 6, ROS_Pafr_v1, whole genome shotgun sequence.
TTTTCtcaactgaatttttttgttctttttaaggctgagcctgcagcaaatggaagtcccaggctagaggtcaaaaaggagctgcagcttcaacctatgccacagccacagcagcaccggatccaagctgcatttgtgaactatgtcacagcttgtggcaatgctcgatctttaacccactgagtgagcgaggccaggggtcgaacctacatcctcatggatgttcgTTGGGAGTAATGGgatcagtgggaactcctcaacttaaTTTTAACTAAACTTTCACTGACCCTGATCAGAGGAATTAGAGAGTGGATAACAGGAGCAGAGGCAGCTTGGGAACCCACCAGAGGTGCTCAGACGAGAATGAGAATGGACTGAGCCTACTCTCAGTGCCAGGCTAATACATCAGGTATGACATCAGGGTGACTGTGTTAACTCAGACCTTACAACATCCCGAAAGGGAAACACTTAGTGAACCTTGGAGGGAACTGGACCAAGGTCACCAAATTAGTACATAGCAGACTGGGACCACACCAATCCCCAGTCCTCTTTACCACGCTTCCTTCCTAAGTGTTAACATCCACGGATGCTCACCCAGGGGACAGCACTGTAAGAGAGCAGGTGTTTGTGAGCACACATGTGCACTAGAGTTCTTgtgccttctttctcttctactaAGCAGAACAGAACTCTGCTGACCTTAAAGAGAGAGTTGGAGGCCTGAGTTGGTTCCATCATATTTGCAGCCACAGACTCTAATTCTAACGTGAAAGGACACCAGCCTACATCTCTTTGGGCTTATAAGAATTCCTCTGTTTGTGCCCTTATTCATGCTCGGGGGACAGAACTGTGTTTGTGTGCATCTCTGGATGAATGGGTGTGTGAGACAGTGTGTCCACGTGTGTGAGTTCTGCCAGCTGTCAGTGTCCCCTCCCATGGGCCCCTATGTGTGACACATGAAGAGAagtccctccccccgccccaatacACAGGAGAAGGAAGCAGCTGGCCCTGTCAGGCTCTGGCTTTCCAACGTCTGGGCTGTGTCTGCCATAGGGATTGAGCAACCAAGAAAGCCGAAAAGAGTTACTGACCAGTTTTTCTCCAGGGTCTGAAATACCCTAGAAGTGCAGCAGCAATGACCATCAGGCCAAGCAGGCTTGCAGGCAGCCACAGAACCAGCCCGTTGCTGCTGGTGGGGGCAGACAAGACCGGAAGACCTGGGGGGTGAGTAGGGGTGACCATGAGCACTGAGGATGAAATTCACAAATGTCCCCCAGACTGGCACAGGAGGGGCACAGTGGCTGGCATGAGCGGGACCACCTGGCCTGGAGGAGCCATGCCCATGTAAATTCCGCATGGATCAAAGGATGTCCTCGGGGGAGGAGCAACGCCATGGATGACCATGTGGCTCCCCACTCTCCATGGACGTCATTGTTTCCCCACCGGGTTGGTTGGACAGATACCCCAAGTAGGTCCGTGCCCTGTTGGTCACCCAGTGCCTGTTCTGTGCCCAACACTGTGCCAGGCATGGCTGGAGGAACACAGAGGAGTGAGGTCTGGCCCTGGCAGCTTTGGGGCCCAGGGCCCGGTTGGGAACAAGACTTACCGTCCAGGGAGAGCGCCCCAGGTTTGCTTGTCTCTTTGGAGACACTGTTCTCAGCCTCACAGGAGTAGTTCCCAGCATCCCGCTCTGACATCACCCGGAAGAGGAGGGAGGCGGCTCTTCCGCAGGGAGCCACGCGGTTCCCCAGCTTCTTCCCGTTGAGGTAGAAGGAGTACAGGACCGGAGGGGAGCCGCTCTGGGCCTCACAGAGGAGCTCCGCCACGTCCCCCACGGCGAGGCCGGTGGGTCTCAGGGTGAGCAGCGGTTGGGACACGGGAGCTGCAGCAGCACATGGTCCAGCTGGACCACCCAGCTCCTCCCTTCGGGACCCCTCCCAACATGTCGGGCACcccactgccccctgcccaggcccctggGGTGTCTCCCCTTTCCCCACTTACCCGTCACTCTGATCTCCAGCTGAGGGCTTCGTTTCCGCATCTGGCCACTCTCAGGGGCTGCTTCGCACCAGTAAAGGCCGGAGTCCCCTTCCTTGGCTGCTCGGATGTGGAGTTCTGGGTGGAGGACCCTGGTCTGGAGGGGGCGGCTATCCTTGTGGAAGGAGAAGCGGAGCCTCTGGGCTGGCCTCCGGTGGTGCAGCTTCGTCTGGCATTTCAGGGTCAACGGTATCCCCTCAAGGAGCTTGTTAGAGGGGGTGGCCCTCAGCACAGGAGGTGGGAACAGCTCTGGGGAGGGGCAAGCCAGGGCTCAGGAGGGGAGACCTGGACCATGAGGCCCCAGGAGGCTGAGGTCTGAGCTTCAGTACATCCCAGGCCTCGCCTCAGGGCCTGCCCAGCCCCCATGGGAAACTCTGTCACTGTCTCCCAGCGCCTGGCCTCTCATCTCACCCACCAGCTCTGAAATAACACCCACAGCCCCAAGTCCCTCTGTGGTTCCAGAAGGTCAGTGCCAGAAGGTCCTTAGAGGTCACCTGTCCCCAGAGAAGAAGGATCCCGCCCAGGGTCTCAAGGCGGGTGAGCAGTAGGTCTGGATCTGGGCACTTCCTTGCCCCAGCCTGTATCTTCCACTCCTTTTCTAACTCCAGACATGCCccttgggaggggtgggggtgggggtcgggcaTGTGGACAGGATCCTAGACATCTCAGGGCCTGAGGATGCAGTCTGAGAGATCCAGGGCAGCCAGAGAAAGGGGTACTGCTGAAGGCCTGCTGACCTCTGGAGAGCAGACCCCTGAGCAGCACCCAATCCCCCTTCCCCTCAAATGGAGACTCACCTTGGACCTGAACCATGACAGTCTTTGAAATCCCTGTGATCACATGGCGATTGTGTGTCATGTTCCCGGTGCAGTGGTAGTGGCCACTGCTGTTCACTGTTGCTATCCCCATGGACAGAGTCTGGCTGTcctcagagagatggagaaatttTCCATTCTTATAGAATTTCACCTGGGACAGTAATATGTTATTCCTTCCTTGGCATTTCAGAGTCAGGTTGTCTCCTTCAAACATGGGGTTTGGTGGGACTTGGAGGCTCAGCTGGCCTAAGACACAGGAACAGGGTcatcctggagctgcaggccATCAGTCCAttttctccctccatccccagcctAATGCCTTTCCCGTGGGGATAGAGGCTCCTGGACGGCAGCTTTACAGCTGCCACTGTCCCCTGGTCCTTCATGCCAGACTAGGGCAGAGCCTCTGCTTTcctccaccctcttcctccctccttcctcttcccttctctatTCTCTAccccactcctctcccctccctgtgtcttctctctcgcctccttccctcccaccctcgtctccttttttttttttttttctgtctttttagggccacacctgcggcctatggaagttcccagactaggaatccaatcagagctgtagctgctggcctacaccacagccacagcaacgccggatctaagccacttctgcaaccaacaccatagttcacggcaataccagaaccttaacccactgagcgagggccagggatcgaacccgagccctcatgggtattagttggttcgttaccactgagccataaggggaatgCCTCTCCTTGTCTCCTTTTATGCTGCACTTTCCTCCACCACCTTGACAAGCTTGGGTCAAGTTGGGTTCCTTCCATCCATTGTTTGGCCTTGGTCCTCCTGATCCAGTTCTCACTCCCCCAGAATAGTTTCTCTTTGCCCTGGTGACCCCGGTGCAGCTCTTTCTGCAGCATCCCTCTCTGGCATCACAGAACATGCTCCTGGAGGTCAAGGTGTTCatagaccagggagttcccatcgtggcatagtggaaatgaatccaactaggaaccatgaggttgtgggttcaatccttggcctcgctcaatgggttaaggatccagcatgagctgtggtgtaggtcacagatgcagcttggatctggggttgctgtggctgtggcgtaggccagtggctacagctccgatttgactcctagcctgggaatctccatatcccgtgagtgcggccctaaaaagacaaaaagacaaaaaaaaaatcatagaccaGAGTTTTCACCTATTTGACAGAAGCTCCATGGAGGTTGGTAGGACAGGACGGATTACAGGGCAAGGGTGGCCTAGGGAGAAAGAAGCTAACCTACAGACAAAGGTACCTGCTTCTTTGaacattaaaagagagagaaaggcccaGGACCTTGATGAATAGGGATTACATGAGCTCCAGAGTGACACCAAGAGGAGGAGACAAAGGCCACTGCTACTCACTCGTAAGGAACCTGGATAGAAGCCCAGAGCCATTTTTCTGGGACTTGCGTGCCCTATCATAATGCTCATCCTGAGATGGTGGAGTCCTGAGTTTCTCCTCTTCCTGGCCATTAGTGAAGACTCCTGAGGAATAGGCCCAGTCTTGTGCTGCTCTGAAGATGTTCGGGGTAGACCCAATGGCCCTGTCTTGTCCCTATCTGTTAATTTTTGACCCAGAGGCACACTTGGAGATGAAAAGATACAGATAAGACTcaccagttttcccaacacaggGAACTGCAAGAGAACAAAGAGCTAGAATTAGATTAAGTAGCAGAAAAAACTTTCTGACAAGGAGGCCTGTCACCCCATAAATGGGTGCTAACATCCATTCAACCAATCAGCGACCCAGTCCTCTAAGTACCTAACCATGTCAGCACCCTATCGCTCAGTCATCCAGCCCCTCAACCACCCAGCCATCCAGTTACCCAACTACCCAGGTACCCAACCACCCAGGTACCCAACCACCCAGACATCCAGCTAATTAACCACCCAGCACCACCCAGTCACCCAGCCACCCTACCACCCAGCCACTCAATGTTTATGGTGGACCTACTGCCTGGAATCCTTTGCCCTATCTCAGTTCAAATGTTGCCTTCTTAGGTGTTGCTGGGGTCTCCCAGTCAAAAGAATTCTCCTCAGTCACCATCACAACGACCTACTGTATTTTCAGCACACAAATGATCACTATTTGAAATTAGCTCATTCATTAAATTATTTACTTGTTATCACCTGTTGCCCTCTGTCTCGAATGTAAGCTCCAGCAGGTACTCTGCTGCCATGCTGTCTGTATTTGTTCACTGCCGTATTGTCTATGGTGAGGGCCTGTGCCTGGACCATGGTCTGTGTTCAGGAAGCAtatgttgaaaaaaaatgcatgaaggCTTTCCTTTTTGCACACTCAGGAGGGCAGGGAACAAAAAGTAGAAGACCTAGGACTTCTATTTACAGGATGAATGTGCCTGAGGGTCCTATTTACACCAACAGAAGAACTGAACAAAGATAGGATCTGATTCCCATGGTCCATCTGTCTCCAGAGCTTTGGGGAATAGAGTATGGAAGAGATCAGAGGAAGGAGGTGAGGTTTCCCAGGAGGAGTAATCATTAAGAGATTGTGggatggagtttccgttgtggcttagtggttagcaaacccaactagcatccgtgagaatgcaggtttgatccctggccttgttcagtgggttaaggatccagcattgccatgagctgtggttgtaggtcacagatgttgctcagatgtggtgttgctgtggctgtggcataggccagtggctttagctcagattggacccctagcctaggaacctccatatgccacgagtgcagccctaaaaagaaaaaagactaaaaaaaaaagaaggaaaaagtaaaggACTGTGGGACTTGGACAGGCGGCACAGATGGATGAGAGGACCATAACAGGCCAGTGCCTCACATACTGTGTTGTACCTTGTACGCACTGCACTATTGCGCTTTTAGGTGAATGACCACTTGAAGACACAAGGTGGCCAGGAAAGAGAGGTTACACTGCAAGAGGATGACAGATCAGGCTGGTATGATCAGTTCAAGGGATGGAGGACCCTAACCTGAGGGACACAGTTGGAAGATACAGAGCAGTAGAGAGTATTCTGGCCTTTGCGGCAAAGGGTAAGATGATGAATGGTGTAGGGCTGAGTACAGTCAGTTCAGCCAGTCCCTAGGCATTTACTTATGTCCTTCATTGCTGACATTGTCCTAGGTGCTGTTCAGAACCCCAAGAAATGCAAGGATGGCCTTGGGCGGGATGGATGAAGACCCCCTCAGCAGATGTTCACTCACAGGCCATCATTCTTGCTATCCACATGGCCCAGGACACGTTCTCCATCTACTCAGCTTAGGGTCAGCTCAGCCTCAGGTTCTCAATGTGTGCAGAATGATGAGTCTCTTCCTTACCATCCCTCCATCTGTGCTCCTCCCATACCTCCACCTCTATCTCTATGAACTTGGTGTAGAGAAAAGCATGCAGGCTTTGGAATCAGGCGACCTGGACTAGACTCATGAATCCATCTctttctgtgtgactttggacaagttgctCAAAGTTCAAGATTCTCCAGTCCCTGGTTTCGTCTATTTGATGGAAACGATCGTAGTCATTTTCCCCTTACAGAGCAGTTACATAGATTAGATTGACCCACTGCCCGGGAAAGTGTTTACTACATTAactgaaagcagaaagaaagccTGACCTCAGAGTGACTAAGACCTTACTGAGTAGGGAtgcctcccttccctttcttctctacACTGGAAAATGATTTTGCAGCTATGA
It contains:
- the FCRL6 gene encoding Fc receptor-like protein 6, whose product is MLSLPASPCLPSPLSSILHAKLDPMLLWTVALLFVPCVGKTGQLSLQVPPNPMFEGDNLTLKCQGRNNILLSQVKFYKNGKFLHLSEDSQTLSMGIATVNSSGHYHCTGNMTHNRHVITGISKTVMVQVQELFPPPVLRATPSNKLLEGIPLTLKCQTKLHHRRPAQRLRFSFHKDSRPLQTRVLHPELHIRAAKEGDSGLYWCEAAPESGQMRKRSPQLEIRVTAPVSQPLLTLRPTGLAVGDVAELLCEAQSGSPPVLYSFYLNGKKLGNRVAPCGRAASLLFRVMSERDAGNYSCEAENSVSKETSKPGALSLDGLPVLSAPTSSNGLVLWLPASLLGLMVIAAALLGYFRPWRKTGPLPPQDLPPEAGGEQHLLNINCKDLQQDRVHCQNENDDGIIYSEVYTTPNENDAKPAKPAQKKKDVSVIYAEVRTCSPMRFQPRD